One stretch of Sporocytophaga myxococcoides DSM 11118 DNA includes these proteins:
- a CDS encoding DUF6602 domain-containing protein: MQQKFDINAFLKHLAYELINNFSFAGQATTPGLVGSAREKITRQKLETLLPPMVGVGSGCVIDSFGGTSKQMDIILFEKHLCPVFSINDNPETTYYPCEGVIAVGEIKSTLNNSELEDIFRKTESVKSLRRFAIPSKGVLVPDETVSFRHYGNTGAFECTKEEEFNQDKKRTDQIFYFAFCGELGVHPQTLINKFIELSKIYPKQNLINLISILNHGLLLYMNRAKGQIRYWYGDDADSIYITPKRDNNFQFLINRLNEVVRGYRTTETKAFSKYTAISEGPIFLNGTFGNL; encoded by the coding sequence ATGCAACAGAAGTTTGATATAAATGCATTTTTAAAACATTTAGCTTACGAGCTAATTAATAACTTTTCATTTGCTGGACAAGCGACTACACCAGGACTTGTTGGAAGCGCTAGAGAGAAAATTACTCGCCAGAAGCTGGAGACTTTGTTACCGCCAATGGTTGGAGTTGGAAGTGGATGTGTTATTGATAGTTTTGGTGGAACTAGTAAGCAAATGGATATAATTTTGTTCGAAAAACACCTTTGTCCAGTATTTTCAATAAATGATAACCCTGAAACAACTTATTATCCTTGTGAAGGAGTTATTGCGGTTGGAGAAATAAAAAGTACATTGAATAACTCGGAGTTGGAAGATATATTTAGAAAAACTGAATCGGTTAAATCTTTAAGAAGATTTGCGATTCCTTCTAAAGGTGTTCTTGTTCCTGATGAAACTGTTTCATTTAGACATTACGGTAATACGGGAGCATTTGAGTGCACCAAAGAAGAGGAGTTTAATCAGGATAAAAAAAGAACCGACCAAATTTTCTACTTTGCATTTTGCGGAGAACTTGGAGTTCATCCACAAACTCTTATTAATAAGTTTATTGAATTAAGTAAAATTTACCCAAAACAAAACCTGATAAATTTAATTTCAATATTAAATCACGGATTGTTACTTTATATGAATAGAGCTAAAGGGCAGATAAGGTATTGGTATGGAGATGATGCTGATTCAATTTATATAACTCCAAAGAGAGACAATAATTTCCAATTTTTAATCAATAGATTGAATGAAGTAGTGCGCGGGTATCGAACCACTGAAACAAAGGCATTCTCTAAGTATACAGCGATCTCAGAAGGACCAATTTTTCTGAACGGGACATTTGGAAATCTATAA